Proteins encoded by one window of Aspergillus chevalieri M1 DNA, chromosome 6, nearly complete sequence:
- a CDS encoding Dyp-type peroxidase (COG:P;~EggNog:ENOG410PKTG;~InterPro:IPR011008,IPR006314;~go_function: GO:0004601 - peroxidase activity [Evidence IEA];~go_function: GO:0020037 - heme binding [Evidence IEA];~go_process: GO:0055114 - oxidation-reduction process [Evidence IEA]) — MAPDKKNIQGHIWPGLPKNNETYFSFKIPDGSEDEFRQALKSLVGDDQITTAQQALDDRSKIAEHKQNGDAGCLEVVGVNIAFCPRGLHKIGKTGNTADGPACGGDEFNWGMYKERGAFGQDDLSQWMQEFHNPGDPWVEHPPDVRLHDGLLIVSGDSEKTVSDKLDEILNRFGSSLEETLRIDGKVRPGDNRGREHFGFKDNISQPALEGLDTPPAGKAPRMVPPHYIFVDPSKDSKSPQWAADGSFLVFRKMQQLVPEFDRFLAEKGPECSPNLPPEHAAGLLGARLVGRWKNGAPVDIAPDHDDPSLPVNQLNSFDYSTNSNDPRVRCPFAAHTRKVRPRSDDKNKDTHAILRRGIAYGDEVTDEERSMQKTDMGNGDRGILFVGYQSDLFQGFRTLQSKWANGQHFPTAKQRITGPGGPGLDPIIGQNAKTNVPRDISLANGMGYAPRLPLEQWVIPRGGDYFFSPSIGELGNVA, encoded by the exons ATGGCTCCTGACAAGAAAAATATCCAAGGCCACATTTG GCCTGGTCTTCCTAAAAACAACGAGACGTATTTCTCCTTTAAGATTCCGGACGGAAGCGAAGATGAGTTTCGGCAGGCTCTCAAAAGCTTGGTGGGCGACGACCAGATCACAACCGCTCAACAGGCGTTGGACGACCGATCTAAAATAGCTGAACACAAACAAAACGGGGACGCTGGCTGCCTCGAGGTCGTTGGGGTGAATATAGCCTTTTGCCCTCGGGGATTGCACAAG ATCGGGAAAACGGGAAACACCGCAGATGGGCCCGCTTGTGGCGGCGACGAGTTCAATTGGGGCATGTACAAAGAGAGAGGTGCCTTTGGTCAGGATGACTTGAGCCAGTGGATGCAGGAATTCCACAACCCCGGTGACCCTTGGGTCGAACATCCCCCCGATGTGCGACTCCATGACGGTCTGCTCATCGTCAGCGGTGATTCTGAAAAAACCGTGAGCGACAAATTGGACGAGATCCTGAACAGATTCGGGTCCTCACTCGAGGAAACCCTTCGAATTGACGGAAAAGTCCGGCCGGGTGACAACAGAGGCAGAGAACA CTTTGGGTTCAAAGATAACATATCACAACCCGCACTCGAAGGCCTAGACACGCCTCCAGCAGGGAAAGCGCCAAGGATGGTTCCTCCACA TTACATCTTCGTCGACCCTTCGAAGGACAGCAAGTCCCCACAGTGGGCTGCAGATGGCAGCTTTCTTGTCTTCCGCAAAATGCAGCAACTGGTGCCCGAATTTGACCG GTTTTTGGCCGAGAAAGGTCCCGAATGCTCCCCGAATTTACCCCCAGAACACGCTGCTGGACTTCTCGGGGCCCGACTGGTCGGACGATGGAAGAACG GCGCCCCGGTGGACATTGCCCCTGACCACGACGACCCCAGTCTTCCGGTGAATCAGCTGAATTCTTTTGATTATTCCACAAACTCCAATGACCCTCGAGTTAGATGTCCCTTTGCCGCCCATACGCGCAAGGTGCGGCCCAGGAGTGACGACAAGAACAAGGACACCCATGCCATTCTGCGTAGGGGTATCGCCTACGGAGATGAAGTCACGGATGAAGAGCGCAGCATGCAAAAGACTGATATGGGGAATGGCGATCGCGGCATTCTGTTTGTTGGCTACCAGAGTGATCTGTTCCAGGGATTTAGGACTCTCCAGAGCA AGTGGGCAAATGGACAACATTTCCCTACCGCAAAGCAAAGAATTACCGGGCCTGGCGGACCAGGACTCGATCCCATCATTGGCCAAAATGCAAAGACTAATGTTCCTCGTGATATAAGTCTTGCAAATGGAATGGGCTATGCTCCCCGTCTTCCTTTGGAACAATGGGTGATACCCCGGGGCGGTGATTACTTTTTCTCGCCGTCAATCGGTGAACTGGGCAATGTGGCCTAG
- a CDS encoding uncharacterized protein (COG:P;~EggNog:ENOG410PF7X;~InterPro:IPR027469;~TransMembrane:2 (i38-60o80-99i)): MADAVFDPMSNLTLLRCNKAVNRVNPRKFPAGKARIETAGNICFCFLMTSVSFILIAFSIRELAEGSDSPTGEFHLPSTIAVIVAFATKAALFIYSFALRNQVSQIRILWEDHRNDLIINGFGILTSVVEVNCAGGLIPWAR, from the coding sequence ATGGCAGATGCCGTCTTCGACCCGATGTCAAACTTAACATTACTTCGTTGCAACAAAGCCGTCAACAGGGTGAACCCGCGCAAATTCCCAGCAGGAAAAGCCCGCATCGAAACAGCGGGTAacatttgcttctgcttcctcATGACATCCGTCTCATTTATCCTCATTGCATTTTCGATTCGCGAACTGGCCGAGGGGTCTGACTCGCCCACGGGCGAATTCCATCTCCCCTCCACGATTGCGGTGATCGTGGCATTCGCAACCAAGGCGGCGTTGTTCATCTACAGCTTTGCACTGCGCAACCAGGTCTCACAGATTCGGATTCTGTGGGAAGATCATCGCAATGATCTTATCATCAACGGATTCGGTATCCTGACTTCGGTTGTGGAAGTAAATTGCGCTGGTGGATTGATCCCATGGGCGCGGTAA
- a CDS encoding uncharacterized protein (COG:P;~EggNog:ENOG410PF7X;~InterPro:IPR027470,IPR036837;~PFAM:PF16916), producing MQQLITYISMTHSPMITAIDTVRAYTSGPRLLVEVDIVMDPHESLRATHDVAELQMKLESLPDVERAYVHVDYETTHKPEHFLKKESWCICTAISIYW from the exons ATGCAGCAATTGATTACTTATATCT CCATGACCCACTCCCCAATGATAACAGCCATCGACACCGTGCGCGCCTACACCTCAGGACCCCGCCTTTTGGTCGAGGTCGACATCGTCATGGACCCGCACGAATCGCTGCGGGCCACGCATGACGTCGCGGAGTTGCAGATGAAGCTAGAGTCGTTGCCGGATGTGGAGAGGGCGTATGTTCATGTGGACTATGAGACGACGCATAAGCCGGAGCATTTTTTGAAGAAGGAATCATGGTGTATTTGTACTGCTATCTCTATATACTGGTAA